In Helicobacter mastomyrinus, a single genomic region encodes these proteins:
- a CDS encoding type ISP restriction/modification enzyme: MIQALSDYQNALASTLRTNEYNEHSFRTFLENLLNVLKNDDKCYIIHEPKAEVGQGHIRPDYKVYKRIDSKNTLSYNALMGFIECKQWGEDLNAHIKGKQLDKYLQICPNIMLTNYNRFILISFGTIISDTTLFDYGLDTHLFKDMQDSILPHKLKDFQALLSDFFNATQAAIKSKAEVIKILSTQSFYLALKARESYHEPRRTSFHKFFEKTYETFRNITRYEFAQEEFCDILGQSVVYGLLVAHLESESYSKNDKHIEITQLEGFVNLLPKEFALLTEFIYFAIPSFHIPASVAYALENIKKAIALIDKRTLATALNTHIESVAIYLYEDFLKAYDELRGSEKRKEGGVFYTPQSVVNCIVSSIHEILKKHFNKPKGLAHKDVKVLDFATGTGSFLAKVFELILQEEQSKIFQIMDIKDKFLKDIYGFELSFVPYIVAHIKLSTILKNAGFSDFSDEHKLQIFLTNTLDLSINADYQMTMPLVLLEEQDKQARKIKHKEEVLVILGNPPYYQNSKNNLPEIIKLHNTYKVGLNETNLQPLNNDYIKFIRFAQWKLLERTDPDPKAEVPLFIDSHSGIMGFITPNSYLYGRVHRKMRESLYTNFDSIYIINLHGDNEKDNKEDENVFDIRVGVCISLFVKKHSASGNHFTDFENFEGSQATSLASPPKFSKNSKSSTANLRMLDSQSQSLESLKIQGKNSIIQISRDKQGNEVYPHCDKKQSYEVQTLEAVSGWGIDKGEGATSQFKPLPLIEETNARDLKHSQDSKTTQTTLEQSSKLFYFSTANNGIFKRADKYNLLNEIAYKGLDSIQWQELNPQAPYFWFIPRVLGNEEYEDFWALAEDKALKDTKAIFERTSSGIKTQQDKVCIQLNETAMQNVLNDFLRLDTQEIYQKYQAQDQRDWSIERAKQDVIAHYAFSNPSSHIPSPPYSAENAFSIISSTKAETSSKDFVNDPSPTPPATGGGMSEKASEREGKEEIESPLPLRRGLGGGLSQHSHIQKIAYRPFDTRYTFFSGKTKGFLGYPRYDTMQHFLQGENLGLCFPKQTYNPYFDYGFVIDVITDVALGGKNTGSETYIAPLYRYQNTTGDDNTQTDKIEKIPNFTESFRNYCQSHTILKHKSPEQILYFIYANLYNPTYRNKYAEYLKIGFPRIHFDVEESYFDTLESYGKTLIVLHLMRETPKDSTIILDFRENANTNNPSLAIKKLNANKRHLAHCLILNDDLHITGVSEDVYNYTIGGYKVIEKWLSYRADYVCSKAELEHLVNICKVIKATLTLEQELEKC; encoded by the coding sequence ATGATACAAGCCCTTAGCGATTATCAAAATGCTCTAGCAAGCACACTTAGGACAAATGAATACAATGAACATTCCTTTCGCACGTTTTTAGAGAATCTGCTCAATGTCTTAAAAAATGATGATAAATGCTACATAATCCACGAGCCAAAAGCAGAGGTAGGGCAAGGGCATATCCGCCCCGATTATAAAGTCTATAAACGTATAGATTCTAAAAATACATTGAGCTACAACGCCCTCATGGGATTTATCGAATGCAAACAATGGGGAGAAGACCTAAATGCGCATATTAAGGGAAAGCAGCTTGATAAATACCTGCAAATATGCCCCAATATTATGCTTACAAACTATAATCGCTTTATCCTTATCAGTTTTGGGACTATCATTAGCGATACAACACTTTTTGACTATGGGCTAGATACACATCTCTTTAAAGATATGCAAGATTCTATACTCCCACATAAGCTAAAGGATTTTCAAGCCCTTTTAAGTGATTTTTTCAACGCCACACAAGCAGCGATTAAAAGTAAAGCCGAAGTGATTAAAATCCTAAGTACACAGAGTTTTTACCTCGCACTTAAAGCAAGGGAATCTTACCACGAGCCAAGACGCACGAGCTTTCATAAATTTTTTGAAAAAACCTATGAAACTTTTAGAAACATCACGCGCTATGAATTTGCACAGGAGGAATTTTGCGATATTTTAGGACAAAGTGTCGTATATGGACTACTTGTAGCACATTTAGAGAGTGAATCATATAGTAAAAATGACAAACATATAGAAATCACCCAGCTTGAAGGCTTTGTGAATCTCCTGCCTAAAGAATTTGCCCTTTTAACCGAGTTTATCTACTTTGCTATCCCTAGCTTTCATATTCCTGCCTCTGTCGCCTACGCATTAGAAAATATCAAAAAAGCCATTGCTTTAATCGATAAACGCACTCTAGCCACCGCCCTTAATACACACATAGAATCTGTGGCTATCTATCTTTATGAAGATTTTTTAAAAGCTTATGATGAATTACGCGGAAGTGAGAAACGCAAAGAAGGAGGAGTATTCTACACGCCTCAATCTGTGGTAAATTGCATTGTATCTTCCATACACGAGATTCTTAAAAAGCATTTTAATAAGCCTAAGGGTTTAGCACATAAAGATGTCAAAGTGCTAGATTTTGCCACAGGCACAGGTAGCTTTTTAGCTAAAGTCTTTGAGCTTATCTTACAAGAGGAGCAAAGCAAAATCTTTCAAATTATGGATATTAAAGATAAGTTTTTAAAAGATATTTATGGCTTTGAGCTAAGCTTTGTGCCTTATATTGTCGCTCATATTAAGCTTTCTACTATCCTTAAAAATGCAGGATTTAGTGATTTTAGCGATGAGCATAAATTGCAAATTTTCCTAACCAATACCCTAGATTTAAGCATAAATGCAGATTATCAAATGACTATGCCCCTTGTGCTATTAGAGGAGCAAGATAAGCAAGCACGCAAAATTAAGCACAAAGAAGAAGTGCTAGTGATTTTAGGAAATCCGCCTTATTATCAAAACTCTAAAAATAATCTCCCTGAAATTATTAAACTCCATAATACCTACAAAGTGGGCTTAAATGAGACAAATCTCCAGCCCTTAAACAATGACTATATTAAATTTATTCGTTTTGCACAATGGAAGCTTTTAGAGCGCACAGACCCAGACCCAAAGGCAGAAGTCCCGCTTTTTATAGATTCACATAGTGGCATTATGGGCTTTATCACGCCTAATTCTTATCTCTATGGACGAGTGCATCGTAAAATGCGCGAGAGCCTCTATACAAACTTTGATAGCATTTATATTATCAATCTACACGGCGATAATGAGAAAGACAACAAGGAAGATGAGAATGTGTTTGATATACGAGTAGGTGTGTGTATTAGTCTCTTTGTGAAAAAGCATTCAGCTTCGGGTAATCATTTTACAGATTTTGAAAATTTCGAGGGTTCGCAGGCGACCAGCCTAGCCTCACCCCCGAAATTTTCAAAAAACTCTAAAAGCAGTACCGCGAATCTTAGAATGCTAGATTCTCAAAGCCAATCCTTAGAATCTTTAAAAATTCAAGGTAAAAACTCTATCATTCAAATCTCGCGCGATAAACAAGGCAATGAGGTATATCCTCATTGCGATAAAAAACAATCGTACGAAGTGCAAACCTTAGAAGCGGTGTCGGGGTGGGGGATTGATAAGGGGGAGGGAGCGACTTCGCAATTCAAGCCCCTCCCCCTTATCGAAGAAACAAATGCTAGAGACTTAAAGCATTCACAAGATTCCAAAACGACACAGACGACCTTAGAGCAAAGCTCTAAGCTTTTCTACTTCTCCACTGCCAATAATGGCATTTTTAAAAGAGCTGATAAGTATAATCTCTTAAATGAAATTGCTTATAAGGGACTAGATTCTATACAATGGCAGGAGCTAAACCCACAAGCACCATACTTTTGGTTTATCCCTCGCGTATTGGGTAATGAAGAATATGAAGACTTTTGGGCATTGGCAGAAGATAAGGCATTAAAGGACACAAAGGCAATATTTGAGCGAACAAGCAGTGGGATAAAAACACAACAAGATAAAGTTTGCATTCAGCTCAATGAAACAGCTATGCAAAATGTTTTAAACGATTTTCTAAGACTCGATACTCAAGAAATTTATCAAAAATATCAAGCACAAGACCAGCGAGATTGGAGCATAGAAAGAGCAAAGCAAGATGTGATAGCACACTATGCTTTCTCTAATCCCTCATCTCATATACCATCTCCTCCCTACTCTGCGGAGAATGCCTTTTCTATCATCTCATCTACTAAAGCGGAAACATCATCTAAGGATTTTGTAAATGACCCCTCCCCAACCCCTCCCGCAACGGGAGGGGGAATGAGTGAGAAAGCCTCCGAAAGGGAGGGGAAAGAGGAGATAGAATCCCCCCTCCCGTTGCGGAGGGGGTTAGGGGGTGGGTTATCACAGCATTCCCATATCCAAAAAATCGCCTATCGCCCATTTGATACGCGCTACACATTTTTCAGTGGCAAAACCAAAGGTTTTTTAGGCTATCCACGTTATGATACTATGCAACATTTTTTGCAAGGTGAGAATTTGGGGCTTTGTTTCCCAAAGCAAACTTACAATCCCTACTTTGATTACGGATTCGTTATTGATGTTATTACCGATGTGGCACTAGGAGGAAAAAATACAGGTTCAGAAACCTACATCGCTCCGCTTTATCGCTATCAAAATACCACAGGAGATGATAATACACAAACAGATAAAATAGAGAAAATCCCTAACTTTACAGAATCTTTTAGAAACTATTGCCAAAGCCACACCATTTTAAAGCATAAAAGCCCAGAGCAGATTCTATATTTCATCTATGCGAATCTATACAATCCAACCTATCGTAACAAATATGCAGAATACTTGAAAATCGGCTTCCCACGTATCCATTTTGATGTAGAAGAAAGCTATTTTGATACACTAGAATCTTATGGCAAAACACTCATAGTATTACACTTAATGCGTGAAACTCCAAAAGATTCTACTATTATCTTAGACTTTAGAGAAAATGCTAATACAAACAATCCAAGCCTTGCCATTAAAAAGCTTAATGCAAATAAACGGCACCTTGCTCATTGCCTTATTCTCAATGATGATTTGCATATCACAGGTGTGAGCGAAGATGTCTATAACTATACTATCGGTGGTTATAAGGTGATTGAGAAATGGCTAAGTTATCGTGCGGATTATGTATGCAGCAAAGCAGAGTTAGAGCATTTAGTCAATATATGCAAGGTAATTAAGGCTACTCTTACTTTAGAGCAGGAATTAGAAAAATGCTAA
- a CDS encoding extracellular solute-binding protein yields the protein MLRTSYFILVCFVFPHFAYAFNALQDEPNVIERDSKETLQDKGDTIHRGQRILASQDTKRVRADGFSMNFTKWQEQSSCKSYQTRGEGSLVSLNDRAESADSFKSREKPLPSYALSVYGTLKYPPTFTHFAYANPNAPKGGTMKGFALGTFDSLNPFSQKGNPAAELSTLVYDTLTFQSLDEPFSEYGLIADSMQKGKDYVMFHINPKATFSDGVRVSAEDVAFSFETLLSLGRIEYKRYYADVERVEVLDKNRVIFYFKNDSNKELPLILGQLPILPKHIYMQNDKNTFLDNPLQIPIGSGAYRVKKYDIGRSITYERNPNYWAKDHPTQKGRFNFDTIVIEYYKDASVAQNAFLAGEYDYRIESSAKVWAKDYESKAKTEGKIILQSFKHQLPSTFQGFFFNTRKPIFKDIAVREALLYAFDFEWSNKNLFFNQYERTTHIFNNSPFASNRLPSGREREILLEYKNKLNPRIFNEIYVIPRTDGAKVRGENLRENLKYARDLLIQAGFYIHNGVLYAPQNKPFTFEILISYEAFERICLPFVKNLEKLGIKASIKKVDDSQYINRVRNFEYDMVIELLGQSLFPGNEQNYYWNSNVANVSGSRNFAGVSDEVVDSLIERLINAQSESERIAIGKALDRVLLWGFYAIPHFNLPAFRVAYWRKIDMPRTTPPYGIDPYLWWQRVD from the coding sequence ATGCTAAGAACATCTTATTTTATTCTAGTTTGCTTCGTTTTTCCTCACTTTGCTTATGCTTTTAATGCTTTGCAAGATGAGCCAAATGTAATAGAGCGAGATTCTAAAGAAACTTTGCAAGATAAGGGTGATACGATACATAGAGGGCAAAGGATTTTAGCTTCACAGGATACCAAACGTGTAAGGGCAGATGGATTTTCGATGAATTTTACAAAGTGGCAAGAGCAAAGCTCGTGCAAAAGTTATCAAACTCGAGGCGAAGGGAGTTTAGTAAGCCTAAATGACCGAGCCGAGAGTGCAGATTCTTTTAAAAGTCGCGAAAAGCCGCTGCCTTCTTATGCTTTGAGTGTTTATGGCACACTCAAGTATCCTCCCACCTTCACCCACTTTGCCTACGCTAACCCCAATGCCCCAAAAGGCGGCACGATGAAAGGCTTTGCGCTTGGCACTTTTGATAGCCTTAATCCCTTTTCGCAAAAGGGCAATCCCGCCGCAGAGCTTAGCACACTCGTATATGACACACTTACTTTTCAAAGCCTTGATGAGCCATTTAGCGAGTATGGGTTGATTGCAGATTCTATGCAAAAGGGTAAAGACTATGTGATGTTTCATATTAATCCCAAGGCGACTTTTAGCGATGGTGTAAGGGTGAGTGCAGAGGATGTAGCCTTTAGCTTTGAGACGCTCCTTAGTCTAGGGAGGATTGAGTATAAACGCTACTATGCCGATGTGGAGCGTGTAGAAGTGCTAGATAAGAATCGTGTCATTTTTTATTTTAAAAACGATTCTAATAAAGAACTGCCGCTTATACTCGGGCAGCTCCCTATCTTACCTAAACATATCTATATGCAAAATGATAAAAATACATTTTTAGACAATCCCTTGCAAATCCCCATAGGCAGCGGTGCGTATCGGGTGAAAAAGTATGACATCGGGCGGAGTATCACGTATGAGCGAAACCCAAACTATTGGGCGAAAGACCACCCCACGCAAAAGGGACGATTTAACTTTGATACCATAGTGATTGAATACTACAAAGACGCCTCTGTCGCACAAAATGCCTTTTTAGCAGGGGAATACGACTACCGCATAGAATCTTCAGCCAAAGTATGGGCGAAAGATTATGAAAGTAAGGCAAAGACAGAGGGCAAAATCATTTTGCAAAGCTTTAAACATCAGCTTCCTAGCACTTTTCAAGGATTTTTTTTCAATACAAGAAAGCCTATTTTTAAAGATATTGCCGTGCGCGAAGCCCTGCTTTACGCTTTTGACTTTGAATGGAGTAATAAAAATCTCTTTTTCAATCAATACGAGCGCACCACGCATATTTTTAATAACTCTCCTTTTGCCTCTAATAGACTGCCTAGCGGACGCGAAAGGGAGATTTTACTAGAATACAAAAACAAGCTAAATCCTAGAATCTTTAATGAAATCTATGTAATCCCCCGCACCGATGGGGCAAAAGTGCGTGGAGAGAATTTAAGAGAAAATCTCAAATATGCAAGGGATTTGCTCATACAGGCGGGATTTTATATTCATAATGGCGTCCTTTACGCACCGCAAAACAAGCCCTTTACCTTTGAGATTCTTATTTCTTATGAAGCCTTTGAGCGCATTTGTTTGCCTTTTGTGAAGAATCTAGAAAAACTTGGCATTAAGGCAAGCATTAAAAAAGTCGATGATTCGCAATATATTAATCGTGTGCGGAATTTTGAATATGATATGGTCATTGAGCTTTTAGGACAAAGTCTTTTCCCGGGCAATGAGCAAAACTATTATTGGAACTCAAATGTAGCAAATGTAAGCGGGAGTAGGAATTTTGCCGGGGTGAGTGATGAGGTGGTAGATTCACTGATTGAACGATTAATCAACGCTCAAAGTGAGAGTGAGAGAATCGCCATAGGCAAGGCACTTGATAGGGTGCTATTATGGGGATTTTATGCGATACCGCATTTTAATCTCCCTGCTTTCCGTGTGGCATATTGGCGCAAAATTGATATGCCACGCACTACGCCACCTTATGGAATTGACCCCTATCTATGGTGGCAGAGGGTAGATTAA
- a CDS encoding ABC transporter ATP-binding protein → MTDKAPLPSNFMILRSLTTRRDKGILILLFFATILLSCIETLGISVIMPFITFASNPQMIFSHWASTWIYEKLNMPSTTYFMYAFSLALIAFYIFRALYNAFYNYALARFAFGKFHFFAYRLFCKSVELNYLDFTSKNTDRIRQNIVTEAQNTSVYLQNLLQISAEIFTIGLMYALLLAVSWKMTLALTFLLGVQVALIIKFLSKTIKDKGEIDVKLSTKINEIITKTFGNFKFIKLKGNQKEVYNAFNHISNERTNATIIHQTLIPMPRIILETIGFSVLIACVAYILFKYEDASAVIPIISMYALALYRILPSLTRILNNINMMSYCSYSLKSVYENLIFHTEYEDNTPCAFNDSIVLKNINFAYVEDKPILQDFSLTIKKGEKVAFVGESGSGKSTLVDIIIGIYKPQSGQVLVDNVPITNTNLRAWRKKIGYIPQQIYLFDGSVAENVAFGSAMDKEKVKLACKKAQILDFLEQHNGIYTRVGEGGILLSGGQKQRIGIARAIYDDPEILVLDEATSALDNQTESNIMEQIYDVASNKTLLIIAHRLSTIEKCERKIELQMSEYGAVAHTAGSYIEEK, encoded by the coding sequence ATGACGGACAAAGCTCCCCTGCCTAGCAATTTTATGATTTTACGCTCTCTTACGACTAGACGTGATAAGGGGATTTTGATACTGCTTTTTTTTGCGACTATCCTGCTTTCGTGTATTGAGACATTAGGCATTAGCGTGATTATGCCTTTTATTACCTTTGCAAGTAATCCACAAATGATTTTTTCACATTGGGCTTCTACTTGGATTTATGAAAAGCTCAATATGCCTAGCACGACATATTTTATGTATGCTTTTAGCCTCGCCCTCATTGCCTTTTATATTTTTCGTGCGCTCTATAATGCCTTTTATAATTATGCTTTAGCTCGTTTTGCCTTTGGAAAATTTCATTTTTTTGCCTATCGGCTTTTTTGCAAAAGTGTGGAGCTAAATTATCTTGATTTTACGAGTAAGAATACAGATAGGATACGGCAAAATATCGTTACAGAGGCGCAAAACACTTCAGTTTATCTGCAGAATCTTTTGCAAATAAGCGCAGAGATATTTACCATTGGGCTAATGTATGCGCTTTTATTGGCGGTGAGTTGGAAAATGACTTTAGCACTTACATTTTTGCTAGGTGTGCAAGTTGCCCTGATTATTAAATTTCTCTCAAAAACCATTAAAGACAAAGGGGAGATAGATGTAAAACTTAGCACGAAAATTAATGAAATCATCACTAAAACCTTTGGGAACTTTAAGTTTATCAAACTCAAAGGCAATCAAAAAGAAGTTTATAATGCCTTTAACCATATCTCAAATGAGCGCACAAACGCAACCATCATACATCAAACACTTATCCCAATGCCGCGCATTATTTTAGAAACCATTGGCTTTAGCGTTTTGATTGCTTGTGTGGCGTATATTCTCTTTAAATATGAAGATGCAAGCGCGGTGATTCCTATCATTTCTATGTATGCCCTCGCTCTTTATAGAATCCTCCCTTCACTCACAAGAATCCTAAATAACATCAATATGATGAGCTATTGCAGCTATTCACTCAAAAGTGTGTATGAGAATCTTATCTTTCATACAGAATATGAGGATAATACGCCTTGTGCGTTTAATGATTCTATCGTGCTAAAAAACATTAACTTTGCCTATGTGGAGGATAAGCCTATTTTACAAGATTTTTCCCTCACTATTAAAAAGGGTGAGAAAGTGGCTTTTGTGGGGGAGAGTGGCTCGGGTAAAAGCACATTGGTAGATATTATCATTGGAATCTATAAGCCTCAAAGTGGGCAGGTGTTAGTGGATAATGTGCCAATTACTAATACCAATCTTAGAGCGTGGCGTAAAAAAATAGGCTATATCCCGCAGCAAATCTATCTCTTTGATGGCTCTGTGGCAGAAAATGTCGCCTTTGGTAGCGCAATGGATAAGGAGAAAGTCAAGCTTGCGTGTAAAAAGGCACAGATTTTAGACTTCCTAGAGCAACATAATGGCATTTATACGCGCGTAGGTGAGGGTGGGATTTTGCTTAGTGGAGGGCAGAAGCAGCGCATCGGGATTGCAAGGGCTATTTATGATGACCCTGAGATTCTCGTGCTTGATGAGGCTACTTCAGCCTTGGATAATCAAACAGAATCTAATATTATGGAGCAAATCTATGATGTAGCAAGTAATAAAACCCTGCTTATTATCGCGCATCGTCTTAGCACGATTGAAAAATGTGAGCGCAAGATAGAGCTTCAAATGAGCGAGTATGGGGCGGTGGCTCATACAGCAGGTAGTTATATTGAGGAAAAATGA
- a CDS encoding ATP-binding protein has translation MKHYLEFIACKDLAKNKLFHLLKCDENEGRILQTMAESLMYGENDFVVHTLLAKTFPYKGKSIKGQYLAYLPHIRNLIELGWVNQSTFLLQPKLTDIALLELYNDSICLSHTFLKLLEDGTLNVDLPEITAYEDHLEYLKDQFSHIDLLHKISNLKFSQKLDSPSLSRANYRLKLLEDTIQARLKLTHKEIGILKLIKEHHLDQKEQIIFFALLKEEYSSSDENLRDMNALLELISLDEYDKIKHRSLLDENSTLVQKGLIDYDEILNPFGGISRQFFIPESILQGIIHPNKKKKRVRINLDSIIKEYEIFELLEPKYDMKDIVLDGNAREILSNILAQMNSNVVQLLKLWGIKDKKKGISSKILLYGAPGTGKTITALALAKSLKKQILSFDCSKILSMYVGESEKNVRKIFDSYKEICKKIKNEPLLLLDEADQFLSTRGSSGNSADKMHNQMQNIFLEQIERFEGILIATTNLLENVDSAFSRRFDHKIEFKRPNKVQREELWLKYLPHNAPFGEATRESLAKALCEYDLSGGQIALVVKNTAYKVATKTKPIFTQADFITHIKAEMSSNFDSTKSMGFRS, from the coding sequence ATGAAGCATTACTTAGAGTTTATTGCCTGTAAGGATTTAGCAAAAAATAAATTGTTTCATTTGCTCAAATGTGATGAAAATGAGGGGAGGATTTTACAAACGATGGCAGAATCCCTGATGTATGGCGAAAATGACTTTGTCGTGCATACACTTTTGGCAAAGACTTTTCCTTATAAGGGTAAATCTATCAAGGGGCAGTATCTTGCCTATTTGCCACATATACGCAATCTCATCGAGCTAGGCTGGGTGAATCAAAGCACATTTTTATTACAGCCTAAACTCACTGATATTGCACTGCTTGAACTCTATAATGACAGCATTTGTCTCTCTCACACATTTTTAAAGCTCCTTGAAGATGGCACACTCAATGTCGATTTGCCTGAAATTACGGCTTATGAAGACCATTTAGAATACCTCAAAGACCAATTTAGCCATATTGACTTACTTCATAAAATAAGCAATCTCAAATTTTCACAAAAGCTTGATTCTCCCTCACTCTCTCGCGCAAACTATCGCTTAAAGCTTTTAGAGGATACGATACAGGCGCGTTTGAAGCTCACACATAAGGAAATTGGGATTTTAAAGCTTATCAAGGAACATCATCTTGACCAAAAGGAGCAGATTATCTTTTTTGCCCTTTTGAAAGAGGAGTATTCCAGCAGTGATGAGAATCTGCGCGATATGAACGCCCTATTAGAACTCATTAGCCTTGATGAGTATGATAAAATCAAGCACCGCTCCTTGCTTGATGAAAACTCTACCCTCGTGCAAAAGGGCTTGATAGACTATGATGAGATACTTAATCCCTTTGGGGGTATTTCACGGCAGTTTTTTATCCCTGAGAGTATCCTGCAGGGTATTATCCACCCTAATAAAAAGAAAAAGCGCGTGAGAATTAATCTTGATTCCATCATCAAAGAATACGAGATTTTCGAACTTTTAGAGCCAAAATATGATATGAAAGATATTGTGCTAGATGGTAATGCACGGGAGATTCTAAGCAATATCCTTGCACAAATGAATAGCAATGTGGTGCAGTTACTCAAGCTCTGGGGGATAAAGGATAAGAAAAAGGGCATTAGTAGCAAAATTTTGCTCTATGGTGCGCCCGGCACGGGGAAAACTATTACCGCTCTTGCATTAGCTAAGAGCCTTAAAAAGCAGATTCTAAGCTTTGATTGCTCCAAGATTCTCTCTATGTATGTGGGGGAATCCGAAAAAAATGTGCGCAAAATCTTTGATAGTTATAAGGAGATTTGTAAGAAAATCAAAAACGAACCCCTACTACTGCTTGATGAGGCTGACCAATTTCTTAGCACTCGCGGGAGCAGTGGCAATAGCGCGGATAAAATGCACAATCAAATGCAAAATATTTTTTTAGAGCAGATTGAGCGATTTGAGGGGATTTTGATTGCTACAACGAATCTGCTCGAAAATGTCGATAGTGCTTTTTCAAGACGATTTGACCATAAGATTGAATTTAAACGCCCAAACAAGGTGCAAAGAGAGGAGCTATGGCTCAAATATTTGCCGCATAATGCGCCCTTTGGAGAAGCTACAAGAGAAAGCCTTGCAAAAGCACTTTGCGAGTATGATTTAAGCGGAGGGCAGATTGCGCTTGTGGTTAAAAACACCGCCTATAAGGTCGCCACAAAAACTAAGCCCATTTTCACACAAGCAGATTTTATAACCCATATCAAAGCCGAAATGAGCAGCAACTTTGATAGCACAAAAAGTATGGGCTTTAGAAGTTAG
- a CDS encoding class I SAM-dependent methyltransferase — protein MICAILSNAPNDVFDGVFTEHVLEHFYIDDARALLKEIYRILKPNGTLRLSVPDLGFRIQEYLKDKQNDSTKAYASEHIRKLTQEYLHLSVWDYERLYYECEQIGFVDIALSQFRNGHDKNLIFDLKEREYETLYVEASKPS, from the coding sequence TTGATATGCGCTATCCTTTCAAATGCCCCCAATGATGTATTTGATGGCGTATTTACAGAGCATGTTTTAGAGCATTTTTATATTGATGATGCACGTGCATTGCTGAAAGAAATATATAGAATCTTAAAGCCAAATGGCACCTTGCGTTTAAGCGTGCCGGATTTAGGTTTCCGTATCCAAGAGTATTTAAAAGACAAGCAAAATGACAGCACAAAAGCTTATGCGAGTGAGCATATTAGAAAACTCACGCAAGAATATCTCCACTTAAGCGTATGGGACTATGAGCGCTTATATTATGAATGTGAACAGATAGGATTTGTGGATATTGCCCTCTCGCAATTTAGAAACGGACATGATAAAAATCTTATTTTTGACCTTAAAGAAAGAGAGTATGAGACATTGTATGTAGAAGCGAGTAAGCCCTCATAG
- a CDS encoding homoserine O-succinyltransferase, translated as MPVVIPEDIPAYTFLQQNAFVMGANRAQHQDIRALEVLIINLMPMKIETENQILSLLANSPLQVNITLLSTASYVGTNTAKSHLDRFYVNFSDIEGRNFDGAIVTGAPVEHLAFDEVAYWQELSHIMAYLKAHCTSTLYLCWGAMAGLYYFHKIPKIALPTKTFGVFEHSIIAQDSLLTGIDEIVKMPHSRHSGIDEMKARHSGLKILLEGELSGISVLKDEKDYFILAHPEYAKDTLLLEYERDKQKGLAIQKPINYFDKEGKPILSWKSSASVMFANWLNFSVYQNTPFVL; from the coding sequence ATGCCGGTAGTGATTCCCGAAGATATACCCGCTTATACGTTTTTACAACAAAATGCTTTTGTGATGGGGGCTAATCGCGCTCAACATCAAGACATTCGGGCGTTAGAGGTGCTTATCATTAACCTTATGCCTATGAAAATAGAGACGGAGAATCAAATTCTCTCTCTCCTTGCTAATTCCCCCCTGCAGGTTAATATTACCTTGCTTTCAACAGCAAGTTATGTAGGCACAAACACCGCTAAAAGTCATTTGGATAGATTCTATGTGAATTTTAGCGATATTGAGGGGCGCAATTTTGATGGAGCGATTGTAACGGGTGCGCCTGTGGAGCATTTAGCTTTTGATGAAGTGGCGTATTGGCAGGAGTTATCGCATATTATGGCGTATTTGAAAGCCCATTGCACAAGCACATTATATTTATGCTGGGGCGCAATGGCAGGGTTATACTATTTTCACAAGATTCCTAAAATCGCCCTACCCACCAAGACCTTTGGAGTCTTTGAGCATAGCATTATCGCGCAAGATAGTTTGCTCACAGGTATTGATGAGATTGTCAAAATGCCTCACTCTAGGCATTCAGGCATTGATGAGATGAAAGCAAGGCATTCGGGCTTGAAGATTCTGCTTGAGGGGGAGCTAAGCGGCATTAGTGTGCTAAAAGATGAAAAAGATTATTTTATCCTCGCTCACCCTGAATACGCCAAAGACACGCTTTTATTAGAGTATGAGCGCGATAAGCAAAAGGGCTTAGCTATACAAAAGCCCATTAACTACTTTGATAAAGAAGGAAAGCCAATTCTATCGTGGAAATCAAGTGCGAGTGTGATGTTTGCAAATTGGCTAAACTTTTCAGTCTATCAAAACACGCCCTTTGTGCTATGA